The proteins below are encoded in one region of Centropristis striata isolate RG_2023a ecotype Rhode Island chromosome 12, C.striata_1.0, whole genome shotgun sequence:
- the rlim gene encoding E3 ubiquitin-protein ligase RNF12-A, which translates to MEGSDSSEQSGSDQPESQRRRQLDRLDREEAFYQFVNNLSDEDYRLMRDNNLLGTPGEVTEDELFNRLQQIKDSPEQQNNSTSAPSTESGDDPVEPPENSEDPANGDSLLDWLNTVRRTGNTTRTGHRGNQSWRAVSQTNPNSGDFRFSLEISVNRNLAEQQAAAEGEQEASQEASQEASQEASQEAPQAASQEVSQEGSQEVSQEASQEASQETPQETPQEASQEAPQETPQETPQETSLETSQETSQVTPQQTPQEFSEGQEVETTAESQVANEEPQVPMETEVVEEPVVEELAVIVEPEPEPEPEPEPQPEPELEEVVSQEILEEPPSPPAPLPVHPPLPPSPRRGQRRARSRSPEQRRTRARTARSRSPLNLDQLDGLPNSGHAHSSQGFNPTTNVPPVPQVEGSSRTRQHVLSRQSTADSDVQPSRAGAETVPEVQNVASQEGEAAGGEGGAAGRRPPTIMLDLQVRRVRPGEYRQRDSIASRTRSRSQNSNNTFLYESERGGFRRTFSRSERAGVRTYVSTIRIPIRRISDAGLGEATSMALQSMIRQIMTGFGELGYLMDSDSDSSDSNRGANTPGDLAEALNNPDATPAAAPVADVDEPPVAAGVRARTAETDIEEGLATAPPASGGRARPRPPISLEEPSSLPFLRLAHFFLLNDDDEDQPQGLTKEQIDNLSMRNFGESDALKTCSVCITEYAEGNKLRKLPCSHEYHVHCIDRWLSENSTCPICRRAVLVSANRESVV; encoded by the exons ATGGAAGGGTCTGACAGTTCAGAGCAGAGTGGCAGTGACCAGCCAGAGTCGCAGCGCAGAAGGCAGCTGGACCGCCTGGACAGAGAGGAGGCCTTTTACCAGTTTGTCAACAATCTCAGTGATGAGGACTATCGTCTTATGAGAGACAACAATCTTTTGGGCACCCCAG GAGAGGTAACAGAAGATGAGCTGTTTAATAGACTGCAGCAGATCAAGGATAGTCCAGAACAGCAGAATAACAGTACCAGTGCCCCCAGTACTGAAAGTGGAGACGATCCAGTTG AACCACCAGAAAACTCTGAAGATCCTGCCAATGGGGATAGTCTCTTAGACTGGCTGAACACAGTAAGGCGCACAGGCAACACAACAAGGACTGGCCATCGTGGAAACCAGTCATGGCGGGCCGTAAGCCAGACCAACCCAAACAGTGGCGATTTTCGATTCAGCCTGGAAATCAGTGTGAATCGGAACCTGGCTGAACAGCAGGCTGCTGCTGAAGGGGAGCAGGAGGCTTCTCAGGAGGCTTCTCAGGAGGCTTCTCAGGAGGCTTCTCAGGAGGCTCCTCAGGCGGCTTCACAGGAGGTTTCTCAGGAGGGTTCTCAGGAGGTTTCTCAGGAGGCTTCTCAGGAGGCTTCTCAGGAGACTCCTCAGGAGACTCCTCAGGAGGCTTCTCAGGAGGCTCCACAGGAAACTCCACAGGAGACTCCACAGGAAACTTCTCTGGAGACTTCTCAAGAGACTTCTCAGGTGACTCCTCAGCAGACTCCACAAGAGTTTTCAGAGGGTCAAGAAGTGGAGACAACTGCTGAATCACAGGTGGCAAATGAGGAACCACAAGTGCCCATGGAGACAGAAGTGGTAGAAGAACCAGTTGTAGAAGAACTGGCTGTCATAGTTGAGCCAGAGCCAGAgcctgaaccagaaccagagcCACAGCCAGAGCCTGAACTAGAAGAAGTTGTTTCACAAGAGATTTTAGAAGAGCCTCCCAGCCCCCCTGCCCCCCTGCCAGTACATCCCCCACTTCCTCCTTCTCCACGCAGAGGACAAAGGAGAGCCCGCAGCCGCAGTCCAGAACAACGCAGGACCAGGGCCCGTACAGCCAGGAGCCGCTCCCCTCTTAACCTGGATCAGCTGGATGGTCTCCCTAATTCAGGTCATGCTCACAGTTCTCAAGGTTTCAACCCTACCACCAATGTTCCCCCTGTGCCTCAAGTGGAGGGCAGTTCACGGACTCGACAACATGTTCTTTCTAGGCAAAGCACTGCTGACAGTGATGTTCAGCCATCTAGGGCTGGTGCAGAAACAGTCCCAGAGGTCCAAAATGTGGCCTCACAGGAAGGAGAAGCTGCTGGGGGGGAAGGGGGTGCAGCAGGGCGCCGTCCCCCTACTATTATGCTAGATCTTCAGGTGCGTCGTGTGCGCCCAGGCGAATATCGCCAAAGAGACAGCATTGCTAGCCGCACCCGCTCGCGCTCCCAGAACTCAAACAACACCTTTCTTTATGAGAGTGAGCGCGGTGGATTTCGTAGGACTTTTTCACGCTCTGAGCGTGCTGGTGTGAGGACCTACGTCAGCACTATTCGCATCCCTATCCGAAGAATCTCTGATGCAGGTTTGGGAGAGGCAACCTCAATGGCTCTTCAATCTATGATTAGGCAGATTATGACTGGTTTTGGTGAACTGGGCTACCTCATGGATTCGGACTCTGACTCTTCAGATTCAAACCGTGGAGCCAACACTCCTGGGGATCTGGCTGAAGCCCTAAACAACCCAGATGCTACTCCTGCTGCCGCTCCTGTTGCTGATGTCGATGAACCACCTGTGGCTGCGGGAGTCAGAGCAAGGACAGCAGAGACTGATATTGAGGAAGGTCTTGCCACCGCACCACCTGCCTCTGGTGGCAGAGCTCGACCTAGACCCCCTATCAGCCTAGAGGAGCCCAGCTCTCTGCCCTTCCTGCGGCTTGCCCACTTCTTCCTCCTAAATGATGATGACGAGGACCAGCCCCAAGGACTGACCAAAGAGCAGATTGATAACCTCTCAATGCGCAACTTTGGTGAGAGTGATGCCTTGAAGACTTGCAGTGTCTGTATAACAGAATATGCAGAGGGTAACAAGCTACGTAAGCTGCCCTGCTCTCATGAGTACCATGTGCACTGCATTGATCGCTGGCTATCCGAAAACTCCACCTGCCCCATCTGCCGCAGGGCTGTCTTGGTATCGGCCAACCGAGAGAGTGTGGTGTAG